A window of the Phragmites australis chromosome 20, lpPhrAust1.1, whole genome shotgun sequence genome harbors these coding sequences:
- the LOC133901801 gene encoding mediator of RNA polymerase II transcription subunit 4-like, with amino-acid sequence MQSHLPSPARLGLAASSPSLPPNPVPGNPTSSPPHGNLTAGAAAAAAPTLTTSPSLLPLLPPLPRAQSLLHLVSSLASNLFELSPNRATWISAYRGSLPTFLPSSSSAPLPSPISSTKDALSMLTTLQTQLFEAVAELQETLDLQDERARLAREARAKDAALLAFAKKLREAHHVLDRLVDDYADYRRDPKRPRGAAAADDPEPVSDGDFGASLHSRLNLDDILTYAHRISYTTFAPPEHGAGLPLRGALPPAPQENEMRMSQLYRYADLDVGVPKKSLEVKEGIAAEVEAAPLFEPTPPREEPPQPPMLPITLPPALLKPPPGWKPGDPITLPLDGILPGVKGEEPQATVPLPPIAVQPVAPMGREPIQVKAVQLDFGSSSSDEYSSDVGSSEEDDED; translated from the coding sequence ATGCAATCGCACCTACCGTCCCCGGCGAGGCTGGGGCTCGCCGCCTCGTCGCCGTCGCTTCCGCCAAACCCGGTTCCCGGGAACcccacctcctcgccgccgcacgGCAACCTGACCGCgggcgccgccgcagccgcagccccAACCCTAACCACCTCGCCGTCGCTGCTGCCGCtcttgccgccgctcccgcGCGCGCAGTCGCTGCTCCACCTTGTATCGTCGCTTGCCTCGAACCTATTCGAGCTGTCGCCCAACCGCGCCACGTGGATCTCCGCGTACCGGGGGTCACTCCCCACATTCCTCCCCTCGTCGTCCTCCGCGCCGCTCCCGTCCCCGATCTCGTCCACCAAGGACGCGCTGTCGATGCTCACCACCCTTCAGACACAGCTTTTCGAGGCCGTCGCCGAGCTGCAGGAGACCCTCGATCTGCAGGACGAGCGCGCCCGACTCGCCCGCGAGGCGCGCGCCAAGGATGCCGCGCTCCTCGCCTTCGCGAAGAAGCTGCGGGAGGCCCACCACGTGCTCGACCGCCTCGTCGACGACTACGCCGACTACCGGCGCGACCCCAAGCGCCCgcgcggcgccgccgcggcTGACGACCCCGAGCCGGTGTCGGATGGCGACTTCGGCGCGTCGCTCCACTCGAGGCTCAACCTTGACGACATCCTGACCTACGCGCACCGCATAAGTTACACGACCTTCGCTCCACCAGAGCATGGTGCTGGGCTGCCTCTGCGCGGGGCTTTGCCACCTGCGCCACAGGAAAATGAAATGCGGATGTCGCAGCTGTATCGGTATGCGGATTTGGATGTCGGGGTGCCCAAGAAATCCTTGGAGGTGAAGGAGGGGATCGCAGCGGAGGTGGAGGCTGCGCCACTGTTTGAGCCTACACCGCCACGGGAGGAGCCCCCGCAACCACCAATGCTACCGATCACTCTGCCACCTGCGTTGCTGAAGCCACCGCCTGGATGGAAGCCTGGGGATCCAATCACGCTGCCGCTGGATGGGATACTACCTGGTGTCAAGGGTGAAGAGCCACAAGCCACTGTGCCACTGCCGCCTATCGCGGTTCAGCCAGTCGCTCCAATGGGCCGAGAGCCGATACAGGTTAAGGCTGTTCAGCTTGACTTTGGGAGTAGCAGCAGCGATGAGTACAGTAGTGATGTCGGGAGCTCAGAAGAAGACGATGAGGATTAG